One Rhododendron vialii isolate Sample 1 chromosome 2a, ASM3025357v1 genomic region harbors:
- the LOC131315649 gene encoding vacuolar protein sorting-associated protein 45 homolog produces MVLVSAVRDYINRMLQDISGMKVLILDSSTVSIVSVVYSQSDLLQKEVFLVELVDSISKSREPMSHLKAVYFLRPTSENIQQMRRQLASPRFGEYHLFFSNMLKDTQLHILADSDEHEAVQQVQEFFADFVAIDPFHFTLNIPANHMYMLPAVVDPSGLQQFCDRVIDGIAAIFLALKRRPVIRYQRTSDIAKRVAQEAAKLMYQQESGLFDFRRSEISPLLLIIDRRDDPVTPLLNQWTYQAMVHELIGIQDNKVDLRNIGKISKDQQEVVLSSEQDAFFKANMYENFGDIGLNIKRMVDEFQLVAKSNQSIQTIEDMAKFVDNYPEYRKMHGNVSKHVTLVTEMSKIVEERKLMLVSQTEQELACNGGQGAAFEAVTNLLNNENVPDIDRLRLVMLYALRYEKESPVQLMQLFNKLASRSPKYKPGLVQFLLKQAGVDKRTGDLYGNRDLLNIARNMARGLKGVENVYTQHQPLLFQTMESIVKGRVRDVDYPFIGNHFQQARPQEVVIFVVGGTTYEESRSVALQNAANSGIRFILGGSAILNSKRFLKDLEEAQRIARTTTNVV; encoded by the exons GTTAGTATAGTTAGCGTTGTCTATTCTCAGTCAGACCTTCTTCAGAAAGAAGTGTTTTTGGTGGAACTGGTAGATTCCATTTCCAAGTCAAGGGAGCCCATGTCACATCTCAAAGCAGTTTATTTTCTTCGGCCAACTTCTGAGAATATCCAGCAAATGCGACGTCAGCTGGCCAGTCCAAGATTTGGAGAGTATCACCTCT TTTTCTCCAACATGTTGAAAGACACCCAGCTTCACATTTTAGCTGATTCGGATGAACATGAAGCTGTCCAGCAAGTTCAG GAATTCTTTGCAGATTTTGTTGCAATTGATCCTTTCCATTTCACTTTAAATATCCCTGCGAATCACATGTATATGCTGCCAGCAGTTGTAGATCCTTCGGGCTTGCAACAGTTCTGTGATCGAGTGATTGATGGCATTGCAGCAATTTTCTTGGCGCTAAAACGTAGACCCGTTATTAGATATCAGCGGACCTCTGATATTGCTAAAAGGGTTGCACAAGAGGCAGCG AAGCTGATGTACCAGCAGGAGAGTGGCCTTTTTGATTTCAGAAGATCAGAAATTTCTCCCTTGTTGCTAATAATAGATAGGAGGGATGACCCTGTTACACCATTGCTGAACCAGTGGACATATCAG GCTATGGTTCATGAGTTGATTGGTATTCAAGACAATAAAGTGGACTTGAGAAACATCGGCAAAATTTCGAAGGATCAGCAG GAGGTTGTGCTGTCATCAGAGCAAGATGCCTTTTTTAAAGCTAATATGTACGAGAATTTTGGGGATATAGGATTGAATATCAAGCGGATGGTGGACGAATTTCAGCTAGTGGCGAAAAGTAACCAGAGTATCCAGACAATAG AAGACATGGCCAAATTCGTGGACAATTACCCTGAGTACAGGAAAATGCATGGAAATGTCTCAAAGCATGTGACCTTGGTAACAGAAATGAGCAAGATAGTTGAAGAGAGAAAACTCATGTTAGTTTCACAAACAGAACAAGAATTGGCTTGCAATGGGGGACAAGGGGCAGCATTTGAg GCTGTGACTAATCTTTTAAATAATGAAAATGTCCCTGATATTGATCGTCTACGGCTTGTTATGTTGTATGCATTGCGCTATGAAAAGGAGAGCCCTGTTCAACTGATGCAGCTTTTCAACAAACTGGCTTCTCGCTCTCCCAAGTATAAGCCTGGG CTTGTGCAATTTCTGTTAAAACAAGCGGGTGTGGATAAGCGAACCGGGGATCTTTACGGAAACAGAGACCTTCTAAATATTGCTCGGAACATGGCACGTGGACTCAAG GGAGTTGAGAATGTATACACGCAACACCAGCCCCTTCTATTCCAGACCATGGAAAGCATTGTTAAGGGGAGGGTGAGAGATGTGGACTACCCTTTTATTGGAAACCATTTTCAGCAGGCCAG GCCTCAGGAGGTGgtgatttttgttgttggtggGACAACATATGAGGAGTCACGTTCCGTTGCTCTACAAAATGCTGCCAATTCTGGAATTCGCTTCATACTTGGTGGCTCTGCAATTCTCAATTCTAAGAG GTTTTTGAAGGACCTTGAAGAAGCGCAGAGGATTGCTCGAACCACTACCAATGTGGTTTGA